A section of the Mesobacillus jeotgali genome encodes:
- a CDS encoding SpoIIIAH-like family protein, whose translation MLLKKQTVWLLTMLSLVVVLSVYYITSPEQQKADLAGVEEKKADEKEAAATESKDGKTVISGIASDEKFEALRMKLEEQRTKMKEDLQSIVASTDLPAQERSDAIEKMNELDEIAQKEGVLETLIKSMGYDDALVRADGENVRITVKAKEHSASAANEIIQMVRTELGSFQPVAVQFEPVK comes from the coding sequence ATGTTATTGAAAAAGCAAACTGTTTGGTTACTGACAATGTTGAGTCTGGTAGTTGTATTATCGGTGTATTATATCACTTCGCCTGAACAGCAAAAAGCCGACCTGGCTGGGGTTGAAGAAAAGAAAGCTGACGAGAAGGAAGCGGCAGCTACAGAATCGAAGGATGGCAAGACAGTGATTTCCGGAATCGCAAGTGATGAGAAGTTCGAAGCCCTTCGCATGAAGCTTGAGGAACAGCGTACAAAGATGAAGGAAGACCTCCAATCGATCGTAGCTTCCACTGACCTTCCGGCACAGGAAAGAAGCGATGCCATTGAAAAGATGAATGAGCTAGATGAAATTGCCCAAAAAGAAGGTGTCCTTGAAACATTGATTAAATCAATGGGTTATGATGATGCTCTTGTCCGTGCAGATGGTGAAAATGTAAGGATTACAGTTAAAGCCAAGGAACATTCAGCTTCTGCTGCCAATGAAATCATCCAGATGGTCAGAACTGAGTTAGGTTCTTTCCAGCCGGTTGCAGTTCAATTTGAACCAGTAAAATAA
- the spoIIIAC gene encoding stage III sporulation protein AC, with protein sequence MGLDVDIIFKIAGVGIVVAFLHTILDQVGKKEYAQWVTLFGFIYILFMVASIVDDLFQKIKSVFLFQG encoded by the coding sequence ATGGGTCTTGATGTGGATATTATTTTTAAAATCGCAGGTGTAGGCATTGTTGTTGCGTTTTTGCACACCATTCTCGATCAGGTGGGAAAGAAGGAATATGCACAGTGGGTAACGCTGTTTGGATTCATCTATATTCTCTTTATGGTTGCATCCATAGTTGATGACCTTTTTCAAAAAATTAAATCTGTATTCCTATTTCAAGGTTAA
- a CDS encoding SA1362 family protein: protein MNRTFKYIFSGLIVLAIFGFAFQLFTDPVSILVSLATIALIGAAIYFLVTRFSGSSAGREQKRAFQKAAKRSKKRFQTKEANASSKRSKIKSLASARKKKDASHLTVIDGKKSRKKNRASF from the coding sequence ATGAATCGAACTTTTAAGTATATTTTTTCAGGACTGATCGTCCTTGCAATCTTTGGATTTGCCTTTCAGTTATTTACTGACCCTGTAAGTATTCTTGTTTCTCTGGCAACCATTGCCTTGATTGGTGCTGCAATTTATTTCCTTGTTACCCGCTTTTCAGGCTCCAGTGCTGGCAGGGAGCAAAAGCGGGCTTTCCAAAAAGCAGCAAAGCGATCTAAGAAACGGTTCCAGACAAAAGAAGCAAATGCTTCCTCCAAGCGTTCAAAGATAAAATCCCTGGCATCAGCACGGAAAAAGAAGGACGCATCGCATTTAACAGTCATAGACGGTAAAAAGAGCAGGAAAAAAAATCGGGCTTCCTTTTAA
- the spoIIIAA gene encoding stage III sporulation protein AA — protein sequence MDDILSFLPKRIAELLDAVPPNDKEGMEEVRIRINRPLEITVRGKPEFLPYIVPPEDAVQLLNKLGHFSMYTLEEELKRGYITIAGGHRVGLAGKVILENGSVKAIRDISSFNFRIAREKIGIADPLLPYLYQNGWKHTMIIGPPQTGKTTLLRDIARMISSGLPEKKVPPLKAGIVDERSEIAGCVKGVPQLTFGPRVDILDSCPKAEGMMMMIRSMSPDILVVDEIGRKEDAEAILEAVNAGIKLIMTTHGDSLEDIKKRPTLKPILEMGIFDRFVELGRISGPGTITSIREGSGKEIRPKVRVT from the coding sequence ATGGATGATATCTTATCTTTTTTGCCGAAACGAATTGCTGAATTGCTGGATGCAGTGCCTCCTAATGACAAAGAAGGGATGGAAGAGGTGCGGATCCGGATCAACCGGCCGCTTGAAATAACGGTAAGAGGAAAGCCGGAATTCCTGCCGTATATTGTTCCCCCTGAGGATGCTGTCCAGCTGTTGAATAAGCTCGGGCATTTTTCTATGTATACCCTGGAGGAAGAGTTAAAACGGGGCTATATAACCATAGCAGGTGGCCACCGTGTCGGACTTGCAGGGAAGGTGATCCTTGAAAATGGCAGTGTAAAGGCAATCAGGGATATTTCTTCATTTAATTTCAGGATTGCCAGGGAAAAAATCGGGATTGCAGACCCGCTGCTGCCTTATTTGTATCAAAATGGCTGGAAGCATACGATGATCATTGGCCCGCCGCAGACAGGGAAAACCACATTGCTTAGGGATATAGCAAGGATGATTTCAAGCGGGCTTCCAGAGAAAAAAGTTCCGCCATTAAAAGCTGGCATTGTCGATGAAAGATCGGAAATAGCAGGATGTGTAAAGGGTGTGCCGCAGCTAACCTTTGGGCCAAGGGTGGATATACTGGACTCCTGTCCTAAAGCTGAAGGCATGATGATGATGATTCGTTCAATGAGCCCTGATATCCTGGTCGTGGATGAAATAGGCAGAAAAGAAGACGCTGAAGCGATACTTGAAGCTGTTAATGCAGGAATAAAGTTGATCATGACCACTCATGGGGATTCTCTTGAGGATATCAAAAAAAGGCCGACATTGAAACCAATATTGGAAATGGGTATCTTTGACCGGTTTGTGGAGCTTGGAAGAATTTCTGGCCCTGGTACAATCACTTCGATTCGTGAAGGAAGCGGCAAAGAGATCCGCCCTAAAGTGAGAGTGACATAA
- a CDS encoding YqhR family membrane protein, translating to MAENHGNLEQNQREKPMSFIGMSIITGLFGGIFWSALAYLAYIFNFTEIRPNVILEPWALGEWKEQWLGTVISIIAIGLFSIGAALIYYATMRKLNSIWAGAAFGLVLFLLVFYVLNPLFPGIKPFWDLSKDTLITSICFYLLYGVFVGYSISYEENENRNKEKSHEEITS from the coding sequence ATGGCAGAAAATCATGGAAACCTAGAACAGAACCAAAGGGAAAAACCGATGTCTTTTATTGGAATGAGCATAATAACCGGGTTGTTCGGCGGGATTTTTTGGAGTGCGCTCGCATATCTGGCTTATATTTTCAATTTCACTGAAATCCGTCCAAACGTAATCCTTGAGCCGTGGGCACTTGGTGAATGGAAGGAGCAATGGCTCGGGACGGTCATATCGATTATAGCGATTGGCCTTTTCTCCATCGGGGCTGCCCTTATATATTATGCAACAATGAGGAAATTGAATTCTATCTGGGCTGGAGCAGCCTTTGGCTTGGTATTGTTTTTACTCGTTTTCTATGTGCTAAATCCGCTGTTCCCGGGCATTAAACCATTCTGGGACCTGTCAAAAGACACTTTGATAACTTCCATCTGCTTCTATTTACTTTATGGTGTATTTGTCGGTTACTCCATTTCTTATGAGGAAAATGAAAATCGCAACAAGGAGAAAAGTCACGAGGAGATTACTTCCTGA
- a CDS encoding rhodanese-like domain-containing protein, whose protein sequence is MRKLFAAFLFAALVMTGCSGGSYKDVSVDQAKELIDSGKVQVLDVRTPDEFAAGHIPGAKLVPLQVLDSMLSELDEEQEYLVVCRSGNRSTEASQILAKKGFKKIYNMTGGMNEWKFEIE, encoded by the coding sequence ATGAGAAAATTATTCGCAGCATTCCTGTTTGCTGCACTGGTAATGACCGGCTGTTCAGGCGGCTCTTATAAAGATGTTTCAGTCGATCAGGCAAAAGAATTGATTGATAGCGGAAAAGTTCAAGTCCTGGACGTCCGTACCCCGGATGAGTTCGCTGCAGGCCATATCCCAGGCGCCAAATTAGTCCCCCTGCAGGTCCTAGATAGCATGCTTTCCGAGCTTGACGAGGAGCAAGAATATCTTGTCGTTTGCCGCAGCGGCAACCGCTCCACAGAGGCAAGCCAAATTTTGGCCAAAAAAGGCTTTAAGAAAATTTACAATATGACTGGCGGTATGAATGAGTGGAAATTTGAGATTGAATAA
- the spoIIIAF gene encoding stage III sporulation protein AF produces the protein MEFIKEWVTNIIVFVLLATVLDMLLPNSSFQKYTKIVTGLILIAIILSPVMKLFTSDFESAIASMGKYSSGEDEKIKNSIEFQKKEIQASQHAYILETMAVQLKTAAEEELMEQQGMEIANIELEVNDQDQRPFPENLEYVIVHLKKAEDEGETVAVVREVEIDTNAPLPSKQTSQNTDQISSLLSEKWNVPETSIQIMIEGGSDDHGQ, from the coding sequence ATGGAATTTATAAAAGAATGGGTTACGAATATTATCGTTTTCGTTCTCCTGGCAACTGTCCTGGATATGCTGCTGCCAAATTCAAGTTTCCAGAAATATACCAAAATCGTAACGGGTTTGATTCTGATTGCTATCATCCTATCTCCGGTCATGAAACTATTTACATCTGACTTTGAATCAGCGATAGCTTCAATGGGGAAATACAGCAGCGGGGAAGACGAAAAGATAAAAAATTCAATAGAATTTCAGAAAAAAGAAATACAAGCCTCTCAGCATGCATATATTTTAGAAACAATGGCTGTCCAATTGAAAACAGCCGCAGAGGAGGAGTTGATGGAACAGCAAGGAATGGAGATTGCTAATATCGAGCTTGAAGTAAATGATCAGGATCAGCGGCCTTTCCCGGAGAACCTGGAATATGTCATCGTCCATCTGAAAAAAGCAGAGGATGAGGGAGAGACTGTGGCAGTAGTAAGAGAAGTAGAAATTGATACGAATGCACCCCTTCCATCAAAACAAACCTCTCAGAATACAGATCAAATATCTTCTCTTCTGTCAGAAAAATGGAATGTTCCTGAAACGTCAATTCAAATCATGATAGAAGGGGGGAGTGACGACCATGGACAATGA
- the spoIIIAD gene encoding stage III sporulation protein AD, giving the protein MEILQITGVALIATFLALIVKEQKPNFAFLLIVFTGSAIFLFLVDQIYQIISMIQKLAANARVNLVYVETILKIIGIAYIAEFAAQITKDAGQGAIASKIELGGKILILAMAIPILTVMIETIIRLIPG; this is encoded by the coding sequence ATTGAAATCCTTCAGATAACAGGTGTAGCACTGATTGCGACATTTCTTGCCTTGATTGTCAAAGAGCAAAAGCCTAACTTTGCCTTTTTGCTTATAGTGTTTACGGGTTCAGCGATCTTTCTTTTTTTGGTTGATCAAATCTATCAAATCATTTCCATGATTCAGAAGCTGGCGGCAAATGCGAGAGTCAATCTAGTTTATGTAGAAACGATCCTGAAAATAATTGGCATCGCCTATATTGCTGAATTTGCTGCCCAAATCACCAAGGATGCAGGTCAGGGAGCAATTGCTTCAAAAATTGAGTTGGGCGGCAAGATTCTTATTCTGGCCATGGCCATTCCGATTCTCACTGTAATGATCGAAACAATCATTCGCTTGATACCGGGCTGA
- the aroQ gene encoding type II 3-dehydroquinate dehydratase, producing MKKILLLNGPNLNRLGKREPGIYGVTTLKELEEQMVRLGAENKIEVICFQSNHEGALIDKLHEAEDTGVDGVIFNPGAFTHYSYAIRDAIAGITLPVIEVHISNVYEREEFRHKSVIAPVAKGQIAGLGLLGYELALEVFKREGKEEE from the coding sequence ATGAAAAAAATACTGTTGCTCAATGGTCCGAATCTAAATCGCCTGGGGAAAAGGGAGCCTGGAATATATGGTGTTACGACTTTAAAGGAGCTGGAAGAACAAATGGTCCGGCTCGGGGCTGAGAACAAGATAGAGGTTATCTGTTTTCAATCCAATCACGAAGGAGCACTTATTGACAAACTCCATGAGGCAGAGGACACAGGCGTAGACGGAGTCATTTTCAACCCTGGAGCTTTTACGCATTATAGCTACGCGATCAGGGATGCGATAGCAGGAATTACACTTCCTGTTATCGAAGTACATATCTCAAATGTATATGAAAGAGAAGAATTCAGGCACAAATCCGTGATTGCTCCTGTAGCGAAGGGGCAGATTGCAGGTCTAGGCCTGCTTGGCTATGAATTGGCGCTTGAAGTCTTCAAAAGAGAAGGAAAAGAGGAGGAATAG
- the spoIIIAB gene encoding stage III sporulation protein SpoIIIAB encodes MIKIIGAILIILATTWTGFEASRHLSERPRQLRLLKSALQSLEAEIMYGHTPLHEASRKLSEQLTKPLSWFFETFSKKLTETETTVKNAWEESLIEVWKLTAFKQGEFEIMKQFGETLGRHDRHSQQKQILLTISHLEREEADACEKQMKYEKMVKSIGFLSGLLLIILLM; translated from the coding sequence ATGATAAAAATAATTGGTGCAATATTAATTATCCTGGCGACGACCTGGACAGGTTTTGAGGCATCACGGCACCTTAGCGAACGTCCAAGGCAGCTCCGGCTTTTGAAGTCGGCATTGCAATCCCTTGAAGCGGAGATCATGTATGGGCATACCCCGCTCCACGAAGCTTCCAGGAAGCTGTCTGAGCAGTTGACAAAGCCATTATCCTGGTTTTTTGAAACTTTTTCGAAAAAACTTACTGAAACTGAAACTACAGTGAAAAACGCTTGGGAAGAGAGCCTGATAGAAGTCTGGAAACTTACAGCCTTCAAACAGGGGGAATTTGAGATCATGAAGCAATTTGGAGAAACGCTTGGCCGGCATGACAGGCATTCTCAGCAAAAACAAATTCTCCTGACAATCTCCCATCTGGAAAGAGAAGAAGCAGACGCCTGCGAGAAACAAATGAAATACGAAAAAATGGTGAAGAGCATCGGCTTTTTATCCGGCTTATTATTAATCATCTTATTGATGTAG
- the efp gene encoding elongation factor P: MISVNDFRTGLTIEVDNGIWRVLDFQHVKPGKGAAFVRSKLRNLRTGAIQEKTFRAGEKVAKAQIENRKMQYLYASGDQHVFMDNESYEQIELPGSSIEYELKFLKENMEVYIMQFGHETLGVELPNTVELEVTETEPGIKGDTASGGTKPATLETGLTVQVPFFVNQGDRLVINTTDASYVSRA, from the coding sequence ATGATTTCAGTAAACGATTTCCGTACGGGCTTGACGATTGAAGTAGATAACGGCATTTGGCGTGTACTTGATTTCCAACACGTGAAGCCAGGTAAAGGAGCGGCTTTCGTTCGTTCAAAGCTTCGTAATCTTCGTACAGGAGCAATCCAGGAAAAAACATTCCGTGCTGGTGAAAAAGTTGCGAAAGCTCAAATTGAAAACCGCAAAATGCAATATCTGTATGCTAGCGGTGATCAGCATGTGTTCATGGATAATGAATCATACGAGCAGATTGAACTGCCAGGTTCTTCTATTGAATATGAATTGAAATTCCTTAAGGAAAACATGGAAGTATACATCATGCAATTCGGCCATGAAACACTCGGAGTAGAGCTTCCTAACACAGTTGAGCTGGAAGTGACTGAAACAGAACCGGGTATCAAGGGTGACACTGCTTCAGGCGGAACAAAACCAGCAACTCTTGAAACAGGCCTGACAGTCCAGGTGCCATTCTTTGTAAACCAGGGCGACAGACTGGTGATCAATACCACTGATGCTTCTTACGTATCACGCGCATAA
- a CDS encoding patatin-like phospholipase family protein, with protein sequence MYIDGVFSGGGIKGLALVGACAEIEERGFRFKRVAGTSAGSLIAGLLAAGYTSLEMAAILDDLDLKKFLDSRKTIFPSALTKWLFVYWRLGLYKGDELECWIAEKLAARGLHTFGDLAPDALRVIASDLTNGRLLILPDDLPKYGVDPRTFPVARAIRMSCSLPFFFEPVKLRDRVGANIVVDGGVLSNFPMWLFDKENVKKVRPVLGVKLTQSMIQQPTNKIKNALQMFEALFETMKDAHDSRYISRKHEKNIIFIPTDGNLTTEFHLSDEKKIELIELGKKNAEKFFKSWCY encoded by the coding sequence ATGTATATTGATGGCGTTTTTTCCGGCGGAGGCATCAAGGGATTGGCGTTGGTGGGTGCCTGTGCTGAAATTGAGGAGCGGGGATTCCGTTTTAAAAGGGTCGCGGGGACCAGTGCGGGTTCGTTGATCGCCGGTTTACTTGCGGCTGGATATACGAGTTTGGAGATGGCCGCCATTTTGGATGATCTGGACCTGAAAAAATTTCTTGATTCAAGGAAAACGATCTTCCCATCCGCATTGACAAAATGGCTCTTCGTATACTGGAGGCTGGGACTCTATAAAGGAGACGAATTGGAATGCTGGATTGCTGAGAAGCTAGCTGCCAGGGGTCTTCATACATTTGGCGATCTCGCACCGGATGCTCTAAGGGTCATTGCTTCAGACCTCACAAACGGCCGGCTGTTGATTTTGCCAGACGATCTTCCGAAGTATGGTGTCGATCCCAGGACCTTTCCTGTGGCAAGAGCGATCCGGATGAGCTGCAGCCTGCCATTCTTTTTTGAACCAGTGAAACTCCGTGACAGAGTCGGTGCGAATATAGTAGTTGACGGGGGCGTATTGAGCAATTTTCCTATGTGGTTATTCGACAAGGAAAATGTGAAAAAAGTTCGCCCTGTTCTTGGCGTCAAGCTAACCCAGAGTATGATTCAGCAGCCCACGAATAAAATAAAAAATGCGCTGCAAATGTTCGAAGCATTATTTGAGACTATGAAGGATGCGCATGACTCGAGATATATTTCACGGAAGCATGAAAAGAATATCATATTCATTCCGACTGATGGGAACTTGACAACTGAGTTTCATCTGTCGGACGAGAAAAAAATTGAGTTGATTGAACTGGGAAAGAAAAATGCCGAAAAGTTTTTTAAGTCGTGGTGTTATTAA
- the spoIIIAE gene encoding stage III sporulation protein AE, whose translation MKQRLQLILGIILIQLFFFIPGVQAVGGEQETNTVINPDKIARAQLEELNIDELKGFWEDIINKYDGYLPESQKGSLYDFLSGEKKFSLKDWFKGILNFAFHEFIVNGKLLGSLILLTVFSMFLQALQNSFEKSTVSKVAYSIVFMVLIIIALNSFHVVVDYTNDAIGTMIQFILALIPLLLALMATSGGLISAAFFHPVILFMMNTSGMFIQYVVLPLLFLSTLLSIVSILSDHYKVTQLASMLRNWSVGLLGILLTVFLGVISVQGASSAVTDGVTVKTAKFITGNFIPVIGRVFTDATDTVISASMLLKNTVGIAGVAILLIIAAFPAIKILMVAFIYKFAAAILQPLGGGPVITCLDIISKSIIYVFAALGIVSLMFFLTITVIIAAGNLTMMVR comes from the coding sequence TTGAAGCAGCGTCTGCAGTTGATTCTTGGCATTATATTGATCCAGCTATTTTTTTTCATCCCGGGTGTACAAGCTGTGGGTGGCGAACAGGAAACAAACACGGTGATTAACCCGGATAAAATTGCGAGAGCCCAGCTTGAGGAGTTGAATATCGATGAGTTGAAGGGCTTCTGGGAAGATATTATAAACAAATATGATGGATATCTGCCTGAAAGCCAGAAAGGGAGCTTATATGATTTCTTGAGTGGTGAAAAGAAATTTTCATTGAAAGATTGGTTTAAAGGGATTTTGAACTTTGCTTTCCATGAATTTATTGTCAACGGAAAACTGCTTGGCTCTCTGATTCTGCTGACTGTATTCAGCATGTTCCTTCAAGCCCTGCAAAATTCCTTCGAAAAAAGCACAGTGAGTAAGGTTGCCTATTCAATTGTGTTCATGGTTTTGATTATTATTGCGCTCAACAGCTTCCATGTGGTGGTAGATTACACAAATGATGCGATTGGAACGATGATTCAATTCATCCTTGCCTTGATCCCGCTGTTACTGGCACTGATGGCAACTTCCGGAGGACTGATATCAGCAGCTTTTTTTCATCCTGTCATCCTTTTCATGATGAACACCAGCGGAATGTTTATCCAATATGTAGTATTACCGTTATTATTCCTTTCAACACTTTTAAGTATAGTCAGTATTCTATCAGATCATTACAAGGTCACGCAGCTGGCCAGCATGCTGCGGAACTGGAGCGTCGGGCTTCTGGGAATTCTTTTGACTGTGTTTCTAGGCGTCATTTCTGTACAGGGGGCATCTTCCGCAGTGACGGATGGAGTCACAGTAAAAACAGCAAAATTCATCACAGGCAATTTTATCCCGGTTATTGGCAGGGTATTCACAGATGCAACTGATACGGTCATCAGTGCTTCCATGCTCCTGAAAAATACTGTTGGTATAGCAGGAGTTGCCATACTGCTGATTATTGCAGCTTTTCCGGCAATTAAAATCCTGATGGTTGCATTTATATATAAATTCGCCGCTGCGATTCTCCAGCCGCTTGGAGGAGGACCGGTCATAACATGTCTCGATATTATCAGCAAAAGCATCATCTATGTCTTTGCTGCACTCGGGATTGTTTCCTTGATGTTTTTCCTGACGATCACGGTCATTATCGCCGCAGGAAATTTAACGATGATGGTGAGGTAA
- a CDS encoding M24 family metallopeptidase, with amino-acid sequence MEKIQKLRESFQDLGIDGMLITSDFNRRYMTGFTGSAGMVLISAERALFITDFRYTEQAAKQCEGYEVVLHKGLIQDEVAAQAKNLGIKKLGFEENHVTYSAYKTFDKGVEAELVPVSGGIEKLRLIKTDSEIKILKEAAAIADAAFTHILEFIRPGRTELEVSNELEFFMRKQGAASSSFDIIVASGYRSALPHGVASDKVIETGDFVTLDYGAYYKGYVSDITRTVSMGNPSEKLKEIYNIVLEAQLRGMAGIKPGMTGREADALTRNFITEKGYGEYFGHSTGHGIGLEVHEGPGLSFRSDTILETGMVVTVEPGIYIAGLGGVRIEDDTVITLDHNESLTHSTKELIIL; translated from the coding sequence ATGGAGAAAATACAAAAACTGCGCGAGAGCTTCCAAGATCTAGGGATTGATGGGATGCTCATTACAAGCGATTTCAACCGCAGGTATATGACAGGATTCACAGGTTCGGCAGGCATGGTGCTGATTAGTGCTGAAAGAGCTCTATTCATCACTGATTTCAGATATACGGAGCAGGCGGCCAAACAATGTGAAGGTTATGAGGTAGTCCTTCATAAAGGACTGATTCAGGATGAAGTAGCGGCTCAAGCTAAAAATCTAGGAATCAAAAAGCTCGGCTTTGAGGAAAATCATGTTACATATTCTGCTTATAAAACCTTTGATAAAGGCGTGGAAGCTGAATTGGTGCCTGTATCAGGTGGAATTGAAAAGTTACGCTTGATTAAGACTGATTCAGAGATTAAGATATTAAAGGAAGCAGCAGCCATTGCAGATGCTGCGTTTACACATATACTTGAGTTTATCCGTCCAGGAAGGACTGAGCTGGAAGTATCGAATGAGCTTGAATTCTTTATGAGAAAACAGGGCGCAGCCTCATCATCATTCGATATTATTGTGGCTTCAGGCTATCGTTCCGCCCTTCCCCACGGTGTAGCAAGTGACAAGGTGATTGAAACAGGAGATTTCGTAACCCTGGATTATGGGGCATATTATAAAGGGTATGTATCAGATATCACTCGTACAGTATCGATGGGAAATCCTTCTGAAAAACTGAAGGAAATCTATAATATTGTGCTTGAAGCTCAGCTTCGTGGTATGGCAGGCATCAAACCTGGAATGACAGGCAGGGAAGCCGATGCTTTAACTAGGAACTTTATCACTGAAAAAGGCTATGGCGAGTATTTTGGCCATTCGACAGGCCATGGGATTGGCCTCGAAGTACATGAAGGACCTGGTCTTTCATTCCGATCAGACACCATACTTGAAACAGGTATGGTTGTGACTGTTGAGCCGGGAATTTACATTGCTGGCCTCGGCGGGGTAAGGATCGAGGATGATACTGTGATTACTCTTGACCATAATGAGTCACTGACGCATTCTACGAAAGAACTCATCATTCTATAA
- the spoIIIAG gene encoding stage III sporulation protein AG: MDNEKGPLSWLKRQLGSKDGPPEKKAGKYQYLIIVVLFGAAIMLIGNIIGDQNPDMAVTATKEADAPEDAAVFGQKKSAGNDVISEYEEAYEAQLTEMLEGINGVGNVTVFVNVDATEKKVLEKNTVIQSQTTDETDREGGKRKVQDASQDEQLVVIRNGEKEVPIVLETKKPEIRGVLVVAKGAENIQVKKWIIEAVTRALDVPNHRVAVMPKKTKGE; encoded by the coding sequence ATGGACAATGAGAAAGGTCCATTAAGCTGGCTCAAACGTCAATTGGGCAGCAAAGACGGGCCTCCAGAAAAGAAAGCTGGAAAATACCAATACTTAATAATTGTGGTCTTATTCGGTGCAGCGATTATGCTCATTGGCAATATTATCGGCGACCAAAACCCTGATATGGCTGTAACGGCTACTAAAGAGGCGGATGCTCCAGAGGATGCGGCAGTATTTGGACAAAAGAAATCAGCTGGAAATGACGTCATCTCCGAATATGAAGAAGCCTATGAAGCACAGTTGACCGAGATGCTAGAGGGCATCAATGGCGTGGGAAATGTCACCGTATTTGTGAACGTGGATGCTACTGAAAAGAAGGTTCTTGAAAAAAATACGGTCATCCAGTCACAGACGACCGATGAAACCGATCGTGAAGGCGGCAAGCGCAAAGTTCAGGATGCATCCCAGGATGAGCAGCTGGTCGTTATCAGAAATGGAGAAAAAGAGGTACCTATCGTTCTCGAGACAAAGAAGCCTGAAATCAGAGGGGTGCTTGTGGTGGCGAAGGGTGCTGAAAATATACAAGTGAAAAAATGGATTATCGAGGCCGTCACAAGGGCTTTGGATGTTCCGAACCACCGAGTGGCAGTCATGCCAAAAAAAACTAAGGGGGAATAA
- a CDS encoding SIMPL domain-containing protein — MVNVGYTHNGHNDSGNRRKINVSGEGIVFSTPNRATATVGVRTENPNLQTAQGENAEKSNTMLQALQNLGIAKEDIKTADYRIDPVYTYEDGKQLFQGYRVTHLYTVTIRNLSQAGQVIDTAVDNGANEVMNIQFSVAESQELYKQALSMAVIDSYNKALTVARTLGIKTAIYPLVITEETQKGSPGPFLVASKDTSSSSGTPIEPGKLEIKATVTGTYISP, encoded by the coding sequence ATGGTTAATGTGGGATATACTCACAACGGGCACAATGACTCTGGAAACAGAAGAAAAATCAATGTCAGCGGTGAAGGCATTGTTTTCTCAACGCCGAACAGAGCCACTGCCACCGTGGGGGTTCGGACAGAAAATCCAAACCTGCAAACTGCCCAGGGAGAGAATGCTGAAAAGTCAAATACTATGTTACAGGCCTTACAAAACCTGGGGATTGCAAAAGAGGATATTAAAACGGCAGATTACCGGATAGACCCCGTCTATACCTACGAGGATGGCAAGCAGTTGTTTCAGGGATATCGTGTTACACATCTTTATACCGTTACAATCAGGAACCTTTCCCAGGCGGGTCAGGTAATAGATACAGCTGTTGATAATGGCGCGAACGAAGTTATGAACATACAATTCTCAGTTGCAGAGTCACAGGAATTGTATAAGCAGGCACTTTCCATGGCAGTGATCGATTCTTATAATAAAGCGCTAACAGTGGCAAGGACCTTGGGTATCAAAACTGCTATTTATCCGCTTGTCATTACCGAGGAAACCCAGAAAGGCTCGCCCGGACCGTTCCTGGTAGCTTCAAAGGACACAAGCAGTTCGAGCGGAACACCTATAGAACCTGGCAAACTCGAAATTAAAGCAACCGTGACAGGAACATATATTAGTCCTTGA